In Euphorbia lathyris chromosome 2, ddEupLath1.1, whole genome shotgun sequence, the sequence aaaatgttaacaAAAATTGGTTCTAACCTACAATCCCTTGGACACATCCACAACCTAGCCAAAATATATCTTTCTCACTTGAACATATCTCATGACACGTACAATGTCTCCATCAATTTTCCTAGTCAGGGTGCTGGTATATACATGGGTAAAGATTGTCTTTCCCGATCGCAGAATTATAGTCGAACTGTTTCGAGAAACCCTAACACCATTATTTCCTAGTCTGTTCATAAACAATCGCACAACCTTTCTGTAGTTGTTCTCGTGAATTTTCTCGTTGCATCTAGGATTCTCTGAAGTTTCTCATGTTGCAACGATTCGTGGAGTCGCTTGTATAGGGTCCACTCATTGTACCCTCTAGAAAAACCATTTGTCCAatgtttccaagcaagatcaattttattctCACGCTATCGAAAATCTGAAAAGattggtttgactgttatttaactgtcacatcaggcattccaaacaaatttgacgataaattgaagcagtttcatacattttctATAAACGGTAAATATTTCGTtcataagaaaaataaatacttataaaaaaatatatacataaatattttttaatttattgaatatactattttttatatatataaaaaattataatatttttatgggaccatttttAACCATGAGTTAAAGAACAGTCTTTATGGAAAAATAATTCTTAACCCTTTCTAAACAGagaattattttcttaattaatgtCGTGTAGGGGTTTAACCCCAAATATTACTAGAAGCTTTTGTATTCTTCTATTTTTCCATGCCACTAAAAacgatataaaatatttaaaaatttctCACAATGCTTGATTCTTTAAGATTCGAGTTATCCATTTATAGATTACAAAATAAGTAGTTATAAATTTAAAAGTATTAAAaggtgtatatatataatatgatttttttttttaaatcttcaCATGGATGGAAACATAGTGGGGTGAGATGGAGATCCCGATTGGTGGGAGAAAGGTCTCCGTCCCTGTCTCATTCCTGCCTTTCGGGATTTATTTTGCCTCATTCCATTCCAGGCATAGGGGCATTTTCTACGGAGAGGGGAATCACCGCCAACTCCGTTGCAACCCTAATTATAtctcaatatatttttaaatgtcaCAACTAACATAAGTATATAGTAAAACTATATATGTCCGGGAACACATATGAAATCATTAAACCGATTAGGTTGACAAAATTACGATACATAATTTTTATGTTGAGTTATCGTTGACTCATTTACGATAATTAATATAACATGAACACGGTACTAACTCAATAATTGATATCCCTACaatcaggggcggagccagagggggcggggagggtcggccgaccctccggccCCCAGCAAACCCCAAGTAGAGGTTTTTTTGGCGTGATTCCACCCCTGGTATGCCATGGCTGGAAGCCCCTCCAGCCATGGCAGAGATGAAGCTGATGGGGGCTGAGAGAAGATTGAGCGAGAGGTGCCGGAAAAAAGGAATTGACCCAGACGGAGAAGAtgccaagaagaagaagatgaactgtTTTTgtgtattatattattattttaatattatttaataggTTTGTGTGGatatttctttttaaaagtGGCAGAGatgtttaatcttttttttggactattctttttttaatcttttactctgtattgtttattgttttgaattgcatatatatatatatatatatatatatatatatatatatatatatatatatttgttacaATATagtgattaattttttttaacaatagaCTAATTAATCTTAATGATAattgggttaattataaaaatgggtcaaatgggagaccaatttacatatttaacccatttactcaacctactacatatttagactgattttgtgtgacttttccataatacccccaatatttacgcgcCAACTTTCCCAATCATcaatggaggagccaacttttTGCGTAACCAATGAGAAATGGGAGCAGTCGTTCGCGTTGTGGAAAGTGAgaatgttaggggtattatagaaaagttacacaaaatcagtctagatatgtattaggttgagtaaatgggttaaatatgtaaatgtgcctccaatttgacctagttttgtaattttccctaaaaacaatgataaaaacgagaattcatttttttaagggatttttttattttaatcctatttttttttattatttttggtcctacttttttatttgtattttaacAAAGATCAATAACGTgtacaaatttaaccttaacgtatAAATTTATTCCTAAAATATCcaattaatattaattgtactcctattttgaaaatattGCTTGACTATTTAATAGTTATATTAGATTGaaattttttagattttacCTCAAGCAATTATTAGTGAAAATATACCGGAGAAAAATCGAAACAACTTTTGTATATAAACACAGTTTCAGTAAGAATCAAAGTTTTTAAtggttattgaaaaaaaaaatcttcatatAGTTTAGCCCCCTGAACGTTCACTCCTGACTCCGCCACTGCCTACAATAACTCATCTTTCTCTCATTCACCATTTGATCGAAGAAAGctcaaaaattattttaaaccaAATTTCAAAGCTAGCCATGCTCCAATTTTGCAGGCCATTCTGATGGGCAAGTTCTCTTCAATTTTTTGGTAGCTTCAGATTCCCTAAAGTTGTGAAGCTTATCTAGGACAAAATTGTTTACTCGATCTGCTTTCGTTGGTTGGGGATATTTTGGAGGCCTAGAGTTGGTTTACTAGCTTCAGTGATGTTCATGAAAGGCGTCAGACAACAAAAataacaagaaaagaaaagaagagaaaaagtcACATGAGACTCAAGGAGCAATTCTATTTTCTTTCCCACATCGGAAAACGAGAAAAGCAACATAGGACAAGGGTAATATAAAAGGGCAGCGATTATGCAAGCATTCTCATCTTTGCGCTTGGGGCAATGACGCAGCTAGTGAGGTTCTAACCGAGGCGCGTCAATTGCTGGTTGAAAACTATTTCCAAACCCCCTCATTGGCCTGGGTTCTGCCTTGGCCATTGAGAATTTCTGGAAGGGCTCCCTTCGGGGTAAAGCCCTACAATTCTTAGTCCAATATTTCTTTGATAAAGATGTTCTTGTAATCAAGGGTTTCTTTCTCGAAGGTTCAACTATGTAAATAATAATCTCAATTTAAAATTGTTCATAAACTGAATAATGTTTCAATTCTCAAGTTCCTATGCGTGGCACTTGGAAACCGCTACTGGTAAATTCTCCTCAAAAAGTGAATGAAAACGGATGATTCTTGTGAAGGAAGACCGACGCAACAAGGTATAATTCTTAAACTCGAATGGCACCAAAACGAACGAAAAGTAAAACTCCGTCCCCTGATCCAGACGGGATGTTCTCTGGCATGGTTGTCTTCTTGGTTGAAAAAGAGGTCCAGCCCCGCCGCATACAGGTTTCTCTTTGTTTATTTGCACTGGGAGTTGTCATCGGCTTTTATGACTTAATTTGAgtttcattttttgtttttggcGATTTTAAAAGATATGGAAGCAGAAGCTGGTACAAATGGGGGCTACTGTTGAGACTCGCTTGTCGAAGAAGGTAACCCATGTTTTTGCGATGAATGTAAATGTGCTTCTCCAGCAATTGGACAGAGAGCTTTTAAAACGATTTAAAGGAGTAAGTTGATTTCAGCTTATATATTTCCTTGAGTTTCATACTTGAACAATTTCATTCAGAGTTGCAATTGAATCGATGCCAATTTGATACATCATTCTCCTCCGCTAAATTTACTTCATAATTGTGCACCTAGGCCATGCTAATTTTATAATGAAGTGATTTGGGGTGAAATGTATTTTCGAGTTGTTTGTTTGTAGACTAGTGATGATCCGCTTCTTGTTGTAGAGTGTCCTCATTTACCAATGGCTAGAGGATAGTCTGAGACAAGGAGAAAAGGCATCAGAGAATCCGTACTTGTTAGATGTTAATTTGGAGGGAGGAAGCAATCAAGATAAGTCTTTTGTCAAGGAATCAGTTGATAGGAAAGCTTCTAGCGCTGATGAGCAATCGCCTCAGAAAAAGTTCAGGTCTTCTTTCGACAATGTCAAAGTTTTTCAAGCAGATGGCGTGGTGGATGCAGAAAAGGGAGCTGAAAACGAAAAATATGATAGTCCTAGAAGTTGTGACAGCTTACTTCTGACTTCAAGCCCTGCAAGTCTTAGTCCAAAGACTCCCAGTACTCCAAGCAAGGATGTAAGCTTTACTTTCCATTGAGTTTCCATACTGTGTCCAACTCAATACGTTTTTTCAGTTTTTCTTCTGTGTTATACGCCCCTCCATACATGTCACTTCATATTTAGATTTATCAAAAACTGGAAAACTTAGTTGTCATAGTAAATCAACAGTTTATTAAATTAGCTTCATATGTTATAATGGAAAATATGCTAGAGGACCTTTTCCCCATAGAAGAGGATTAGGTTATTTACTCATCAGGTCCGTTTGCTGCAGTCATCCTTGGCATATTGTCCCCCTGATCTAAACAGGAACATCACTGAAATATTTGGAAAGCTAATCAACATATACAGGGGTAAGAATGTTTACTGACTCTATTTCCTTCTGTTGTGCTCTTTTTAGCAATTTGTTCTTTTGGTTAGTGATGCTTCCTTTTCATTGGCCTGATGTGATATTTTTACTTGTCAAAGCATTGGGTGATGATAGAAGGTCATTTAGCTATTACAAAGCTATTCCAGTTATTGAGAAGGTTCCTTTCAAAATTGAAAGTGCAGAACAGGTCAAAGATCTGCCAGGGATTGGGAAGTCACTTCAAGATCATGTGCGTTACTTTACATCTTTATGATTGAGTGGATACATTGATCAACTATTTGGTTATTTGATTGCTTCAAATTAGCTCTCTGGTTTATTGCTTTACTCTCCCAATTTGCATATCAATTATAATTGAGTGACTCGGTCTTTCTCCCTGCTCGAAGGTATTTGTTTTAAGGTCAGTATTTTCTGAGTCATGATTCCCATGAAGAAATGCTCTCATTTAATTTTGCTCTTGAGATCTGCAAAATTCACCCATGCCTTGTGCTTTACTTGTGAAAGAGCATCAATCTCATCTCACTGCAATAATGAGTCTATTAACTTTGAAATATCATCCAAATCATTCTCTTGTAGCTCAGCCTCTTCATCATAAATGATCCGCTTGCCCTGAAATGAGCTGGCCCAATAGGGAAATCCCAATTCATTGGGCCTTTAAATACATATTCTAGAAATTATTTGATTGAATACATCGTCCTCTATCATATGCTATCCAAATT encodes:
- the LOC136218139 gene encoding DNA polymerase lambda isoform X1 gives rise to the protein MAPKRTKSKTPSPDPDGMFSGMVVFLVEKEVQPRRIQIWKQKLVQMGATVETRLSKKVTHVFAMNVNVLLQQLDRELLKRFKGSVLIYQWLEDSLRQGEKASENPYLLDVNLEGGSNQDKSFVKESVDRKASSADEQSPQKKFRSSFDNVKVFQADGVVDAEKGAENEKYDSPRSCDSLLLTSSPASLSPKTPSTPSKDSSLAYCPPDLNRNITEIFGKLINIYRALGDDRRSFSYYKAIPVIEKVPFKIESAEQVKDLPGIGKSLQDHIQEIVTTGKLSKLEHFEADEKVRTISLFGEVWGIGPATALKLYDKGHRTLDDLKSEESLTQSQKLGLKYFDDIKTRIPRNEVQEMEQLLQRAGEELLPGVVIVCGGSYRRGKSSCGDMDVVITHPDGKSHKGFLSRYVKRLKDMKFLREDLVFSVHSEQGTNSGVDTYFGLCTYPGQELRRRIDFKVYPRDIHAFGLIAWTGNDVLNRRLRLLAESKGFRLDDTGLFPATRASSGKQARASVSLKFDTEKEVFDFLGFPWLEPHERNL